AGCACCCGTGGTGTGTGGGCCGGATTCATGGTGGCGCGCAGCAGGCGAATACCGGCGGCCTCCGCGATGGAAGAGACGGTATCCAGCGACTCGCTGATCACGTCTTCCAGTGCAATAGGCTCGATGGAGAAACTGATGGTGCCCGATTCGATACGGGCCAGATCCAGCACCTCATTGATCAGCGTCAGCAGATGCTGGCCGCTTTTGAATATCTGCTGAACCTGAGTGTCCTGACGTTCTGTCAGCGGCGCCTTGCGGCTGCTGAGCAGCAGCTGGGAGAAGCCCAGTATGGAGTTCAGCGGCGTGCGCAGTTCATGGCTCATGGATGACAGAAATTCAGTCTTGGCGCGGCTGGCTCGCTCCTGTTCATCCCTCGCCTGACGTAACTCTTCGGTGAAGCGGGCACGGTCATCCATCTGCCGGTACAGTTTGATCAGCAGCGAGCAGGTGGCGGTGAAGGGCTGCAGCCAGGTCACCAGATCATCATTCAGTGGCTTGTGAATATTGGCGATGGCATACATGCCGATCAGCTGCTCATTGTCGAAGATCGGTACACCAAGATAGTTCTGTAGTGGCGGGTGACCGGGCGGAAAGCCGGAGCGGCGCGGCTCGTTGGCAAGATCGGTGGTCAGCACGGTCTCGCCGCCGGCAAATACCCGACCCAGCAGGGTATGGGGGTTGTTCAGCAGGAAATCGCCGGCTTTCAGCTTTTCCATCAGCTTGCGTGACTCTTCACTCCATGACAGATCAGTAATGGCATGGATTTTCAGCGAGGGCACCGCATCGGGATAGATCACTTCACCGATCAGGGCGAAGTCGCTTCGGGTCATTTTGCGCAGCGCCTGCTTAAGGAAGGCCCACAGCTGGTCGCCTGACATCAGAGCGGAATAGTCGGTAAGACCGCGGTGCAGTACGCTCAGTAACTGCTCCTGTTCACTGATTTTGGTGTTGGCTTCCAGCATCGGGGTGATGTCATGGGCGACGTTGACGATGCCATTGATCTTGCCGCTGCTATCCTGCATGGCTGACTTGGTAATCTCAAACACCCGACTCTGCCCCTCTAACTGACGCACCGTGAGCTTTTCCGGCCTGCCGCTTTGCAGCACACGCAGGTCTGCTGTATGGATGGCCCCGGCGTCCTCAGCGTCGATAGTGATGGTAGGGACATAGTCTCCGTCTTCCAGCTCCTTCAGCCCCATCACATTGATGCTGGCCTGATTGGCGATGATGAAGTGGTCTTCGGTGTCCTTGACATAGATAGGCACGGAGCTGGCATCAATAATGGCTTTCAGCAGCTCTCGTTCAGCCCGTTCGCGCTGCTGGGCATCACGCAGTGCCGACAGGTCAGACAGAATGCCGATGAACTCAGGCGGCTGGCCATTGGTGAGTTTGACCTGACTGACGGCCAGATGGATGGGAATCAGCTGGCCGGATTTATGGGTGGCCATGACTTCGCGTCCGGTACCAATGATGGTGGGCGGGCGTCCCTCCAGATAGGTGCTGATGTAGCGGTCATGATCCTCTGCCCAGGGGGCGGGCATCAGGCAGTTGACGTTGCGGTTGAGCAGCTCGTCGCGCTGATAGCCAAGCAGTTTGAGAATAAAAGGGTTGGCATCCTGAATCAGCCCCTGACTGTTGATACGGATGATGCCGGCGGCGGCCTCACTGACGATGGCGCTGTAGCGGGCCAGTGCCTGGGTGTTTTCCAGACTTTCCCGCTCCTGCCTGATGCGTAAATAGTGGTGGCGGATCAGCTCCTCCACCTGCGCTGCGAGCCCCTGCAGAATTGTTTTGTCTCTGTCGCTCAGCTGACGTGGGGAGGTATCGATGATGCACAGGGTGCCGATATCCACACTGTTCAGAGGTCGCAGGGGTACGCCGGCATAAAAGCGGATGTAAGGTGCCCCGGTCACCAGCTCATTACTGGCAAATATCGGGTCAGCATGGGCATCTTCGACGATCAGCAGTTCCCCGTTCCTGATGACTTTGTCACAAAATGCGATCTCCCGTGCTGTCTGGCATACCGGCAGGCCGATGGCGGACTTGAACCACTGACGTTCGTGGTCGACCAGCGATACCGCCACCATGGGCACGTCGAAAATGGTGCTGGCCAGGGCGGTGATGCGATCAAAGCCGGGATCAGGCTGGGTATCAAGCAGTGTGAGCAGGTGCAGGGTCTTTAAGCGTTCCTGTTCGAAACGGCTTGAGGTGTCGGTTGTCATGGGGGCATGCCATTGGTCAGGTGTAAGCAGTATAGAGTCTTCCCGCTGATGTAGATCATCGCGATGTGTGTTTTACGTCATTATTGGCACAAATGGCAGTTTGCATTTTTCTTGCACAAAGTAAGGTCTGAGGGACAGTGAGGGCGTAGTCTGACGGGTTTTTTATTTGAAAAGCAAAATAATAAATTGAAAATTCAAATTGGATAAATATATCGGGCTGGTCCAGTATTACCTCCATTCGACGCCCGGTCTTCACTCAGGCTCCACCGGGCAGGCTGCCTGCCAGCGTTGCTCAATTCATACCGCAAATGCGGAAAATTGATGCTTGAAATCCTGGCAGTGGGCGTATAACTAGCAGTGAGAATAATCTGATAACAAACATGCTGCGTTGCTGAGCTGGTGCACAAAATCCAACTGGATGCATAGCGGGTTCCGCTGCTTGTTACCTGACTACTCGGGCTGGTTCCCTTAGCAGGTCGTTGAAAATCTATCTGCGTTGCCGAATACCGCGTCAAAAACAGGCTCAAAATGCTCATTTAGTTCACTAAACTCCGCTTTTTCGCCTGTTTTTTTCTTGTCTCGGCTGCCTCGAT
This Pokkaliibacter sp. MBI-7 DNA region includes the following protein-coding sequences:
- a CDS encoding PAS domain S-box protein → MTTDTSSRFEQERLKTLHLLTLLDTQPDPGFDRITALASTIFDVPMVAVSLVDHERQWFKSAIGLPVCQTAREIAFCDKVIRNGELLIVEDAHADPIFASNELVTGAPYIRFYAGVPLRPLNSVDIGTLCIIDTSPRQLSDRDKTILQGLAAQVEELIRHHYLRIRQERESLENTQALARYSAIVSEAAAGIIRINSQGLIQDANPFILKLLGYQRDELLNRNVNCLMPAPWAEDHDRYISTYLEGRPPTIIGTGREVMATHKSGQLIPIHLAVSQVKLTNGQPPEFIGILSDLSALRDAQQRERAERELLKAIIDASSVPIYVKDTEDHFIIANQASINVMGLKELEDGDYVPTITIDAEDAGAIHTADLRVLQSGRPEKLTVRQLEGQSRVFEITKSAMQDSSGKINGIVNVAHDITPMLEANTKISEQEQLLSVLHRGLTDYSALMSGDQLWAFLKQALRKMTRSDFALIGEVIYPDAVPSLKIHAITDLSWSEESRKLMEKLKAGDFLLNNPHTLLGRVFAGGETVLTTDLANEPRRSGFPPGHPPLQNYLGVPIFDNEQLIGMYAIANIHKPLNDDLVTWLQPFTATCSLLIKLYRQMDDRARFTEELRQARDEQERASRAKTEFLSSMSHELRTPLNSILGFSQLLLSSRKAPLTERQDTQVQQIFKSGQHLLTLINEVLDLARIESGTISFSIEPIALEDVISESLDTVSSIAEAAGIRLLRATMNPAHTPRVLADYTRLKQVLINLLSNAIKYNRPQGSVQLEWSRHADHTYHIRIIDTGIGIDNGRMDELFQPFSRLGAENTAIEGTGVGLALTKKLVENMKGQIGVRSEQHKGSEFWISLPAADDDRNAPVADSPAPATTDVMSALPSQQRRILYIEDNPANQRLMIDVFEDLDEFQLICAYDAALGIELARAEPPALIIMDINLPGMDGFQARRLLAQDCITAHIPVIALSANAMRTDVDKGLSEGFTDYLTKPFDISRLINAIETYARQD